AATGGTTATATATCAGAGGACCACATGGGACTGGATATGGATGGTATGAACATCGCTGATGCAGAATTAATTGGTGCATATGGATATATATCCATCCGAGGATACAGGATATATATACAGCTAGAGACGGAGATCGATCATCGATCTGATCTTTTGCCACTTGTCGACTGCACCTGCACTTTAAATTTCCGTGTAAATGGTACTACTGTATGTCTTTGTGTTGCATGCAGCAGCTAGCTGGAGATAAAAGACTAAGTGTGTACAACTTCctcgattcatattaattgtcttaaatttgcctaaatatggatgcatctatgcTAAAAatcatctagatacatgtaatatttcgataattaATATAGATCTGAGAGAGTAATTAACTACCGTAGGCTGTAGCTAGCTGGTAGTAATTTTTTcctatcaaaaaaaaaattactcacAGGCAGCAGCATGGAAAAGAGTGGTACCTAGCTTATACCCTTCAGAGGCCAAAACAACCTTTGCATTTTCAAGGgtaaaaggaaaatgaaacactttttttttgagcgaaaggaaaatgaaaaactGTACAGAGCATGTGATGGCTAAAGAGATTTGGGGTGGATTGCATCTGGACCTTTTGTACCACAGAGAACGGATTGGGCCAAAACTTCAGTTCGGGCCCGTAGAATTTGGCAACGAGCGATAGGTGGTCTTCGGGCCCAATATTCATTTTTGGGCTCTTCCCATGCGTGGCCCAATCAAGTGGCCCGCCTtctgaaaattttattttaatgtATTTAAAGGAGGGAAATGGGGAAAAAGTGAGATGTAGTTAGTAAAAAATATTCTtgcaaaaagagagagaaaactcTAGAATTCGACAGCAAGAGTTTAGATGATAGGGATCGTGCAAACATTAACGGAGGTGAGATCATCGTGTGTGGGGTAACTAGCTAGCACCACTAATTAACACCAAAAGTTTGTGATGAACCACTAGTGGGTTAAACAAACCACGGAGATAATGCCAGGCTAATGTGAATTAGGACCAGAGCAACACccaaaagaagaaaggaagaacAAAAGGTGAGCCCTTGCTCCTTATCACCAACTTTCCGCCTTCTTTTTTACTCATCTCACCCCCTTATCACAAAGTCCACTTGtcctttatttttcttttgatctcCCACCTttttgttgcaacttgcaagaaCCGCGGAGATATGCTATGCCTACTAATGGAAAATGCCCGAAAAAAGAAGTGTCATTTGTTGTCTTGAATAAAAAGAGGAGGGAAATCTGAAAATATATACAACTAACAATCATTGACAGAAAGAAAACCCTACATGGACCGGGAAATTCCACGGATGAAAAGgcacttaattaattaatccggGGATATATCATTCATTCAGGGATGCCGAGAGAGTAATTATATGTACGCGCAGCATTTTCGGCACCGTTTGGCCCTTGGCAAAGGTAGGTGTATAATCACCCGTTGAAGAACTTTACCTTGAGGATGAAAAGATGGGTTACTGTggctgaaaaaagaaaagaaaagatgggtCACTGTGTCAGATGGGATTTGAACAGTCTATTGGAGTGATGGAAAGGCATATGTGTTTGTGATGGGAAAAAGAAAGTTTGAAAGGGACATGCACAAGAAGCACAATGGGTATGTATGGTGGTCATTCATGGGGGATCCATTAGTTCTTCCTTCCAGCTGGCATGGCCTCCTGATCTGAGCATCTTTTGATCGATCTAGCAACTTGCTGCTGGCTTGCTTGACTTGTTGGAGGGCTACATATGCTAGGGTTCTATCATCAGATTCCCGGTGCAATTCCGTGTGACGGTATCCAGTGAGTTTCgattacatgtatccagaccTATTTTAGGTTATAATAcgttcatatttggataaattgtgtcaaatttgagtcacttaatatgatatagagggagtatatgttttaTGGTACAGACTAATTGTTGATCCATTTTTCAATATCTGCTTGCACATATATAGGTACATCATATATATTTGCATTTTTTCTCTCGCTTTGTAGTAATATCTCACTAAGTGAAATTGTGTCGAGATCTGACTTAGGTTGAACTTTACGATGAAATCTTGAGGAAGCTAGCAGCAATATATAGTGACCCACCTCACAATTGATTAGTttagagctcttttacggtaccccggaATAAATTTAGACCGTCAATTTGTCTTGATCTAATGGCTAATTTCAACTAGTACTCCAATACAAATCTCGTGGAGTACCACCTCCAAACCAGTGGAGTACCTTAATTTTAGGGGCAAAATAGTAAATCAACGCTGAAGCCTGTCTCCTCCGGTTCGTTACTAGCCTTATCATCGTGAGTCTTTCTTCTCTATCGCAGACCATCATGCCGGAGCTAGAGTTCTCGCCGGATGGTCCTGAACGGGCACTAGCAGTGGTTAAATGTGCAAGCTGCTGCAGCTATCTATCTTGAGCAGTAATTCACTTGCGTCCCACCTGGAATTGATGAAAAATTAGGTCGCTCCATCACCACCATCTACCCGGAGTCGCAGATGAAGATGGCAAGATCAAGCTGTCAGTGTATCAGATCTGATATTTTTCTTGAGACTTGATTCATTAGTACCGCTGTAAACTAGAAGGAAAGAGACCGCTGATGTTCGCTGGAGCGGGAGAAGAAACGGCGTtgggcggccggcggccgacGGAAGAGAAGGACAGTTACGATAAAACATAGATAAAAAAGACTAAATTACCCTTATAAAATAGACGATTAGATTTGTTTAGTACTTTCTTCTGAACCGAAAGGAGTGCCCTTTTTAAAATTAGTTTCtaactgttgttgttctagaaaacaacaggagtaaaaggtgccaatgctcgatggcataAGTGCGAGAATATCATGTAGGGGGTGTACGCCggtcttatagcgaaggtcgccgtacacttggacaagttgacacgtcgatattttttgaataggttcggtcgaccctgcgggtacgacttagtcttatgttaggaaaggtttcgagggggttgttagccagatgtttgggccgaactcgtcttcccaaatcacctatggcaagagatctctaggggccgcttcggacttgggccgaacttgtcttcccaagtagcgggGTTGGAATACCCACGAGACTCTAatccgatccctctacttcaagtcgaggtcgtactagacggcccggaacctcgaaactagactTCCTAAGTCGCGttcccgaggtcgagtcgagactagatttgacccaagcactcgagagcgggctccttaggttgctctggcactctcccctttgatcttattccaatggagagtgaatgatacatgccgtCATGGGAGGGTATTTATAGCATaggggttcatgacaaaagatcatgactacccttgagagagagagaaagtgaGGGCAAAGTGGTAAACTCATCTCTACACTtttcttggcccctactcaagctcctcttttcttttgaccatggcatgagaggtttgacttgttgattcctttgaccggcgcttagttggcatggctacgCCTTGTTGACAATTTGACCGGTCTTTCggatttgttgacttggtcgtcgtctCGCATGATTATGGTCCAGtcatgtaaggattttattatattacaacactGACATATATGTGTGTAGACAAGGGCAGATTTTCTCAAGTTTATAAATTTTTCAAGGCAGCACTTGATTCTTCAGAACAATCTATAGCTAGCAATATATGGCGATGGATCTCAAATATAACTAATTTAGTCTCTTTACATGTACACAAGCAGCAGACATGACTAACATGATCTCACACACTCAATTCCTACATGTAGTTAATTAACATGCATGAGAAAGCTGATAAACGGCAAGATCAAGGCGAAggcgaagaggaagaagaagaggaagaagaagaagaaaggggaatGCAATTCCTCTCAGTGGATCAATTGAGAGCGCCCTCGATCTTGCTGTAGTACTCCTCGTCGTCGATCCTCCACAACGAGTAGTCCTcccacgccggcgacgacggcggcggaagaAGCTCCTGCCCCACCTGCAGCCCCGgccagctcgccgccgccatggccatctccgccgccgcgatctCGTCCCACagctcctccatctccatgtcCTTCTCCGGCTTCTtctcgctcgccgccgtcgtcgcctcctcctctgttTCCTCTGCTTCCCCTGCTTCCTCTGTTCGTCGCATCTCCTCTGTTCCACCGCCGGTCACCACCGAGGAAGACACCGCCGTCACAGAAGAAGACATCGACGAGGAATCCTCGGCCGTGAGAAGAAGtgcctccttcttcttcgtctccggcgacgtcgtcttgtcggcggccttgagcttGCGTGTGAGTGTGCGCCAGTAGTTCTTGATCTCGTTGTCGGTGCGGCCGGGGAGCCTCCGTGCGATGCGTGACCATCGGCTGCCCCACTGGGAGTGGAGCTGCAGGATGAGGCGCTCCTCGTCGGGCGTGATCCGGCCGCGCTTCAGCCCTGGGTGCAGGTAGTTCACCCACCGGAGACGGCAGCTCTTGCCCGTCCGCCGCAGACCTGCAGAGGACAACAAAGAATTTCCAACCGagacagaggaggaagaagaagaggggaggAAGGAAAGATGCATGTTAATGGCTGCCGTCGTGGGTCAGGTTCATGGTCGATCGATCACCCGCCACCTTGCAAACCTGAGACCTGAGCTAAGAAATCCCAACGCCGTTCCCCCAGCAAGCGCACGAACCATACCAGTTGGGCGTCCTCCTGCTCCGTCCACGGCCCCTTCCGGTTCAGCATCATCGCCACCGTGATCTTCGTCATCTTCCCATTATTGCCGCCGCTCTTGCTGCTGTTATCCCGCATGGTTCTTGATCAAGAAGACGGCCGTGATCGAGCTAGCTTgacggagacgaagaagaagaagaccggCCGGAGACagagacgaagacgaagacgaagacgaagacgaaggAGTAGTTTACTTCGATCGGGCACTCTTCTTAGCTTTTGGAAGCTGATGATCTTGTGTCGTTCGTAGCTAGCTAACGAGCCTCTGTACTCGAGGCTTGGGTGACATATATAGCGGCAGAGAGATCGAGCTGCTGAATTCAGGTGACTACTGAGTGCGGCATTATTTAGGGGGTAAGGTAAGGTTGGGGTTTTGATTGGTTTTAGTGCTTGATGATGTCGTCAATGGCGGATATCCAATTCCAATCTATGGGATATAGTGAGTGCGTGCGCCATACACCACCTGTCGACCATGTCCACCGTTTGTCGTATCCCATGGGACTGCTTAAATCTTAATTATCCCTTTTTACCCAAACTTCAGTCATCTCAGTGCCTTTTGgcccaaaaattcaaaagatttgtaaattttgaacaGATTATTTTGGTTTCGTCGATTGAGAACCTACTGCTTAGCTAGGATTGATGGTGGCTGTCATTTCTGGACATAAACGGGTGACCACATGAGCTCGACTCGAGCACGACCGATCAGGTTTCCCGTGTAAGCTTTGATCGACTCTCTTCCGCTTATAAATGGACATGGCACTAGCCTTTCAAGTTTATTTGGAAGAAATTCTTAGAACCAAAGCTTCTACCACGTTCTGTTTGCTGTTGGATTTATTAAACAAGGCTTTAATATGATTAGTAATCGTTGCATAGAGAATATAGTACAAATATTCGTCCATTTCAAATCTTCTACGATATCCTAGAATTAATTTAAACCgtccatttttttaatctaacgGCTCAGATTAGTTGATACTACCTAATACTCCAATTTAGATGTGTGGAGTATTTAGGATGGAGTACTCAGAAGCAAGGGCAAAAACGTAATCCAACCCACGAAATAAAATAATCgataataaaaataagaagacacatcttcttcctcctctgtcccggGCGCCCTCGCCTACAACGGCCAGCACCTCCCCATCCTCCTCCCTATCCGCAGCAACCTGTGAGCTCCTGGAGCATGAGCGCCTGGCCCTCGCCGGAGTGGTTGGCCTCGCGGGCGAGCGTCGGAGGTCACGGGCTCTCGCCTCCACCAAACGAAGCCGCAGCGAGCGAGCCCCGCGTGCTTTTGTTGCACGCCCCCACGGGCAAGCGTGGTCTCGTCGGGGTTCCGACCGGCGGCGTGGGAAACTCACGGACGCGCTGAGGCACATGCAGCGCCTTGCCCTCGCTGGCCTCCGATCCGTTCCCTGCTGCCCGATGCAAAGCTCCGATTCTGAGCAGCATCTATAGTCCATCCATCAAGGAGCTCGCTGGCCACCGCCGGTTGGTATAAACAGAGGAGGAGACAAGGGTTGGCAACGCCTGGAGAGAGGACAGCGGCAGCCTGAGAAGACGAAgtcggcggcgctggctggctggcagGGGGCGGCAGCGAGTTGGGAGAGGCGCGGCCTGAGGGATCGCCAGATCGGGAAAACAGGAAGAGAGAGGAATTTAATGTTTTCGCTTTTTATTAATGTAAAAATGTGAAAGGTCAGAAATACCCTTCCCTATTACTCCGTGTGGCCCAGATGGAGTTTTGGGTACGGTAGAAAACGCCTTTTAAATGAGGGTGACAAGTGGACCCCTTGCGCCACCCCCTGGTGTAAGGACAATAGGGCTATGCATCTTGATTTTATCGATTTCTTTAGatgtaatttgaattttttgaaaacatTAATAGCGAGAGGGCAAAATGTCTGCCACAGAGCATCAATCGATCTTTGTTACTGATAGCAATGCAGGGATTTTACTTATACTAAACAGTAATTAATCACCATGTGGCAATTCTCAAGCATATCCTcgtgtgtgttttcttttctaaagaAAAAGGACGGAAGAGAATTTGTTCTCTCCAAGGATAAATACAAAGATCAATGCATGCATCAGATGATTAGATGCCGAAAATAATTTACTCCACTTGCATGTATCGTCCACCGTTTGCTAGCTACTACCTAGCTTACTCATGGTTAATTTACAGCTACATCCAATCAAAATTCTACAGCAATTAATCTACTTCTTGCAGAGAAAGAGCTTGTCTACGGTCAACTTGAGAATATTTATCCATGAATCTTAGCTAGGCTGAACTTCTAGGTTGATTTTCTCTACGCTTGTTGACCCAGGGatctcctccttttcgaaacaAAAACTTATTCTAAAGTGGCCGTGGAAAAAGGCAGAAAATCTAGTTATCAATCTTGTTGGTTTGTTAATGTGGAAATTGAATTTAGATATATGCTATCTATTAATTATCCAacaattttcttcttttgtttttacaatgatgtttctttcttttttccggGAAACCCAAATAATGATTGTTTTGGATTTGTACTAGAGTTTTTCTCAAACTGATTAGTATAAGAAAGATGTGCAAACTGAAAGCAGTTCAACCAAAACAAGATTGTCATAATCTACTGCAATGCCAAACATCAGTGGAGTGTGCAAGGGCTTGCGCGGCTCTAATATCATCTAGAGGAATTAGAACCAGCTAGTCGCCGGAGTGGTGTGCCACTCAAACCTTGCTACTAGCTAGTGGCATCCACCCCACCATTATCACAAGAAAAAGGGTATATATCCACCACTATACAATTTTAACCATATCATGGTTCTTGGATCTGCTTCCTACTTAACTAACCAAAAGCAATCCCATGCATGAAAATCGCCGTAGATTCTAACATTGGATGATGATTGAAAGCAAGTGTCAAAACGATCGATGCCCGAAATTAACTTATGGATGGAAACCGACAAAGAAAAGATCCTACACTAGATATATGGGGCTTTTGTTTGCTGTGATTATTACATAGATTTGGCATGCAATTTTGTATACATAGATTTGGCAtgcaattttgtactaagaaACATATATAATCAAACAATATACATGTGTTTCATTTTCAAATGGGTCTAAAAGTAGTTCTGTGACAATATAATATATTGATTAAGGAGACAATATACATGTTTCATTTTTATGGAGACAATATTGATTGAGATGTCGATCTATTTGGCCACAGTAATTAAGCTAGGGAAGGCCTTGTTCATCATCATTCCTCCCAAGAAAGGTGAAGCTTTTGTCGATATGATAAGGGATTCAGTGCATATTATGTGCAACGTACGGTCCAAATCGCAACTTAATGCATAGCACGATGAATATACACATATGCTTATTCTGGTCTGAGATTCATAAAActttattcaacttttggTATATATTAGTAACATTTAACGAGGAGGCCACACGCATCAACCGTCAGCTGTTGAGATCTACACTTGTACTACTAATCTTACAATGAGGTTCACTTGGAGCATTTCTCTTCAGCTTAATTAACAGGAGAAACAAGGAAGAAACTTAAGAACCAATTGTTGGTTAGCTCCCTCttctaaaagaaaacatataaGCCATTAAGCCCAGCTGATGAGCTGACAATTGAGTTACATGCGTTGATCAGTATGCTCGACACTCTCTGTCAGACTGTCAAGTTTAGACTCCTCCAAAGTTGATCCAGGCAAATGGGGTTCTTAATTATATGTAAGAACAAGGGCTGAAAGTAGCTAGGCTAGGATTATcatcctttaaaaaaaaatccacaacTTGTTAGGTCTGATAACATTTTTTGATTTCATGTAGGACGAAATGTCTTAGACTTGAAATCAGGAGTGCTCCTACTTATGGCTTGGAAGAAACTGGCAATTATAAGGCGATGAATTTAATTACTTGCTTAGTGAGGAAGGTATATACGTACTCATTTAGCATCAGTTATGTATGTAGGTGGAAAGGTGACGTGGACAGCACCTACCTAAGCTTCCTACCCTTATCCTATCCCATCCCATTCCCATACGTCAGCACCCAACATTGCATTGCATCTCAGTAGGTCAAATGTTGAGAATGCCAGCTGGCTAGCTTAGCTGCAGATGCAAAATCTGTTCTAGACTTCTAGCCTTGCAGTTCTGCACTTTGTGGCCGTCCGATCGGATCAATCATTGGCTCGGGCGGTTCGGATTTGACGACAGTTTTTCGCGGGAATCTCCCAAAGCCTGTGTGCTGTGTGTGGTGTCTCGATCTCGAGCGTCTAGATCAATCTCAATCGGATGGTCAATGACGATGtggttttttttctgtctttgCTGAATAATGAAGGGGTTTATGACCATTTTGATGAATAATAGTAGGCAGAGGATGTGCAGTATCAGACACGAAGTGCATGAGCATGGCTAGTTAGGAGCAGAGATGGGCACAAATGAGAAATGGCCTTTTGGTCCCTGGAAAGCCAGGCCAAGCTAAACATACCTGTCTCTGGATGTACAGAGAAGACAATAGTAGCAGTTGTCAAACTTAATCCAGATGAGAAAGTAAAGCAGCAAAGATCACATATGGCTTTACCACCAGTGCAAGTCTTAATTTGCATTTAACAAGTAACTAGAAAGTAGAAACACAAATCAAACACAAGTCTGTCAGGATGGATATATTATATGTAGAGCACCCAGATAAACACATATGCTAGAACCAGTCCCTTGAAACGATGTGGACCTCCGTTGCAagatacaatttttttttacagcataaGATACAGACAAGTTAAAATGGCATGCCAGTGCAGTCACTGGCATGTACTGTCCCGCCGTCCGATTTACAATGGTTGCATCAAGATCCGGGCAGAAATGCACAACAGGAGCAAGAATCGAGCCATGCGCGTAGGGATGTGTATTCAAATGACGTCTAAAAACCAACGTCCGCACGCTGCGCATGTCACTCCTGTCTCATCCTCAAAACCCGGATTAGATTCCCCGTCCCAGTTCTCATTTCTCGTACCGTGCTAGCCCTTCCTCGTTCCTCTTTGTCACCGTAGTCTTCAGTCATGGAATCTGCCAGCCCGAAGCAGACCCCCGGCGGATCCGTCTGCAGATCCAGATCCACCGGCGTTGACGACACGCTCACGCCACCGGAGCTTCTCTGCGGCTGCGGGGTACCGGCTTGCAAGATGAAATTGAAGACAGCCAGGAACCCGGATCGCGACTTCTTCTCTTGCGGATCTAAGGTTTCCACGATTCCGTTAACTTTTATGCCCCCCCCCTTCCTGAATAGATCCGTCGCTCCATGCCCGAgtcttcttattttttttgtttcttgatgAAGCAGTGGAGTTGCAAGACCTGGATTTGGGCGGATCTCGTGATGGACTACGTTGATGCAATGGTGGAGTATTGCAGTAGGCCCGTACGCGAGTAGTGGTTGGAGTCACTCGCATCGGCGGAAAGGATGGTCGCCGCAAGGGAACAAGACCTCGAGCGCTTGTCGTTCGAATTGGGCGAGCTCCGGCGCCGGTACGCTCACCAAAAGCTGACCAACGAGCACAGGCAGGTGCGGCTGGAGCAGGATCTGCGCAGGAGCAAGAAGATGCGCCAGCTCGCGTTGTTTctcattttgttgttgttagtCACCTCTGACAGCATCGCCGCCAGCATCGCGGGGCTGTTGTTTGTTGTAGTAGCAGCGTCCATGTACTTTTCGTGAGGGGCTTGTCCCCCGTTCCCAGGAGGATTAATCCAGATCTCTATTTGCCTTGCATTTAGAGTGCTGAAGTCGCCCTGTTTTGATGCGGTGGGAAAGTAGTCATAATCTTCGATTGTCCTGAGGGAGCCACCGCCGGAACGGCCTTGACGACGACGTTCGTGCCCGGCCGCTCGCCTGTTGCATGACGTGTGTTGGGTGAAGGACACGGAACTTGACGCCCATCACCGCGCAAGTCCCTATCAGACCCACAAGAAAAGTAGGTACGTGACTTTTCTTTGCTGCACGACTCTGTACACGCAAGCTCTCTTGGATTCCCGGCGGCAGCTCTGCTTTGGAGGGGTGATGGCTAGCAGCTCAGCGAGTCAGTGACTCGCACCCACCCCCTTTATCCTTCAGGTTTGCTTGGACTCTGAGTTCGCCCTCCCCCAGACGCGCTTCACAAACCTTGCTCTGCCCCTCAATCGGCGCCATGGAGCCTAAAGATGGCGGAGCCGGAAGCACTGTAAGATGTTCTTATCCCTTCCCTTAGGGATGTGTTTCATTTCACTGTAGGATGCGTAGATCCGCCCCACGTTTTGTCCTCACTTTTGGCTTCGGAGCTCATTTGCGAACGCTGCTCCCACACGCAGGCACCATGCCGTCCCCCAACCCGGACGCGCAGCTCCATGGCCAAGAGGAAGGCCGTGGCGACGGAAGCTAGCGGCGACGGACCGGGCAGGACGACGGATGCAAGCCGTGACGGCAAGGAGACCGAGCATTCAGGCACCGAGAGCGAAGGGGGGCAGGGCACGCGCACTACGGGTAGCTCAGCGCGGCATGTCGCGGAAATCATAAACAAGTTTTgcgagaggaagagaaaggtCATCTTGGACATCGGTTTTGGTGGCTGCCTCCATACTCCCAGGATCAACAGGGTAAACCATAGGTACACCGTAGCCGTTCTAAGCAGGATAGATGTGAAGAGCCGGTCCATGAAGATTGGACCGGACGGCTGCATTCACATGCGGGCCGAGCACATCGGCCTGCTGATCAGGGTCCCATCCACCGGCAGACAAGTTTGTGGACTCGAACCGGACACCAACGAAGAGAAGACCGACTTCGTCAGACATGCTATGGGTTCTCAGCAATACTGCTCCAACGGCCTCAAGGCGGCCGAAGTTGTTGTTCAGAAGGAATGGGGCGAAGGGGTCACCACCGAAACCATAGAGGAGTTCCAAATTGCATTCATCTTTCAGCCGTTGTACATCTATGTAGCCCTGAACACATCCTCCAATGCCTGGAACACCAGACGCCCTCTCATCTTTGCATGTGCCTTTTTCCTGTCGAATTAAGTGTGCAATATGGAGGCCGATGGCCCCGGTCCATGCCAACCACTAAGCAAGGAGGGTGCCCACCTGCCGATGATGAAGGATCCTTTCACAACTCCTGCCGCGAAGACCGGCATCACAGGTAACCCATTCGCTGTGCTCAATACACCTTGCCTACCAACAGCCCGACCAGACGTTGACAAGGATTTGGTTTTGCAGGTGAAGGGCCAACTCCCCAACATGCAGCGTATCAGCTTGTATCGGCACCAAGCAGCGGACATACAGCAGGCAAAACACCATGTAATGTTACACCAAGGGGGACCACAGGTTAGTAATAACATTTTCTGGTCATCGAGCTCAAAAACTGGCATTTTCCGGTGTACCCGTAGTTTTCCTTTAAGCACTAACACACATAAAGACACACAGGCAACCCACTGATCGACGATTGCCCGACATTTGATCTTGGTATAGAATCACCGGTGAAGGAGGACTATGTCGTGACGAACACCCCTGGGATGCTTGCCTACCCAAGTGAGGACCACCCACAAAACCCCCCACCCGGGAAGCCGGGGAATGTCACACCCCATTCGCCGCACACAGAAACAACAATTTACTCTGAATGTGCTTTAGCTCTGAGGTTGGATCTATCACCAGGGTTCCTTGAGCGGAGCGGCAGGAACTTGGCAGAAGAGTACAATGACTGTCCGATAGTCAAGCAAGCAGTCAGGCCCGGCCAGTTTGCCAAGTCACCTTGGGCAATCGGATTTTCACATCCAGATAGGGACACAGACACAACCCGAAGCCTGATGGACTGGCTTGCCAGCACCAGCTCACCAGAACTAAAAAGGTTAGTGCTGGCAACTCCCCGTCGCACATGCAAAAGCACACTAGCGCCCCAATTCGACTGCGCCtcctttattattttttcccgTCTTTTTGTTTGTCATTGTGGGTTCTGCCAACGAATCCAGGGCATTGGTGGTCCATGACCACCCGAGGTATACTGAGGTCGACGGACTTACAATTAAACGGGTAACAACGGGTCAAGCTGCCATGGAGTACGACCTGTTTGACATCCTGATTCGCCGCATAAAGCAGCTCGACAACAAGCTGTACCCAAACAGGCTAAGACACATCCGGTGGCGCCACATATTCGAGTCTGACTTCTCGGTACACCCTCCGCCGGACCTGACTCCCTGTCATTTTTCTTGCATCTTGTTTGTTGGACTAACGCCAGTTACGTTTATTATTCCCGTGTGGAAAAAAACAGATGCACGTCATGGCCAATGCAGACCCATCTCACAATGTTGCAGTGCGGGACCAGCTCACAGG
The Brachypodium distachyon strain Bd21 chromosome 2, Brachypodium_distachyon_v3.0, whole genome shotgun sequence genome window above contains:
- the LOC100836443 gene encoding transcription factor MYB59, with the protein product MRDNSSKSGGNNGKMTKITVAMMLNRKGPWTEQEDAQLVWFVRLLGERRWDFLAQVSGLRRTGKSCRLRWVNYLHPGLKRGRITPDEERLILQLHSQWGSRWSRIARRLPGRTDNEIKNYWRTLTRKLKAADKTTSPETKKKEALLLTAEDSSSMSSSVTAVSSSVVTGGGTEEMRRTEEAGEAEETEEEATTAASEKKPEKDMEMEELWDEIAAAEMAMAAASWPGLQVGQELLPPPSSPAWEDYSLWRIDDEEYYSKIEGALN